The Desulfuromonas versatilis genome has a segment encoding these proteins:
- a CDS encoding DNA-directed RNA polymerase subunit alpha, producing MYKNWRDLIKPKRLQVEADTLTATYGKFFAEPFERGFGTTLGNGLRRVLLSSLQGAAITSVRIKGVLHEFSTVAGVTEDVTDIILNLKGVLLRLHGTEARNIRIVKKGAGVITAGDIITDSHVEILNPQHHIATCSKEADVEMDMVVALGKGYVPAERNRDEKSPVGTIPIDAIYSPVKKVNFAVTNARVGQITDYDKLTVEVHTDGSVRPDDAVAYAAKILKDQLQIFINFDEQEEPEFEGEAEESRKINENLYRTVEELELSVRSANCLKNADIRLIGELVQKSEAEMLKTQNFGRKSLNEIKDILAEMGLTLGMKLENFPDPEYLKMIQKGGEED from the coding sequence ATGTATAAAAACTGGAGAGACCTCATCAAGCCCAAGCGCCTCCAGGTCGAAGCCGATACCCTGACCGCCACCTACGGCAAGTTCTTTGCCGAACCCTTCGAGCGCGGTTTCGGTACCACTCTCGGCAACGGGTTGCGGCGGGTGCTGCTCTCCTCGCTGCAGGGTGCGGCCATCACCTCGGTGCGGATCAAGGGTGTGCTTCACGAGTTCTCCACTGTCGCCGGGGTTACCGAGGATGTCACCGATATCATCCTCAACCTCAAGGGCGTGTTGCTCAGGCTGCACGGCACCGAGGCCCGCAACATTCGCATCGTAAAGAAGGGTGCTGGCGTGATCACCGCCGGGGACATCATCACCGATTCCCATGTGGAGATCCTCAACCCTCAGCATCACATCGCCACCTGCTCCAAGGAGGCCGATGTCGAGATGGATATGGTGGTCGCCCTGGGCAAGGGGTACGTGCCTGCCGAGCGCAACCGGGACGAAAAGTCCCCGGTCGGAACGATCCCCATCGACGCGATCTACTCGCCGGTTAAAAAGGTCAACTTTGCGGTGACCAACGCCCGCGTCGGGCAGATCACAGACTACGACAAGCTGACCGTCGAAGTCCACACCGACGGCAGTGTCCGCCCTGACGATGCCGTGGCTTACGCGGCCAAGATCCTCAAGGATCAGCTGCAGATCTTCATCAACTTCGACGAGCAGGAAGAGCCGGAGTTCGAGGGCGAAGCCGAGGAGTCACGCAAGATCAACGAAAACCTCTACCGGACCGTGGAGGAACTCGAGCTGTCGGTGCGCAGCGCCAACTGCCTGAAAAATGCCGATATTCGCCTGATCGGCGAACTGGTGCAGAAGAGCGAGGCGGAAATGCTCAAGACCCAGAATTTCGGCCGCAAGTCCCTGAACGAAATCAAGGACATTCTTGCAGAAATGGGTCTTACTCTCGGGATGAAGCTGGAAAATTTTCCCGATCCCGAATACCT
- the rpmJ gene encoding 50S ribosomal protein L36 encodes MKVRASVKTICDKCKVIKRKGIVRIICENPKHKQKQG; translated from the coding sequence ATGAAAGTCCGAGCTTCGGTAAAGACGATCTGCGACAAATGCAAGGTCATCAAACGCAAGGGCATTGTCAGGATCATCTGTGAAAACCCCAAGCACAAGCAGAAACAGGGATAA
- the rpsM gene encoding 30S ribosomal protein S13, with the protein MARIAGIDLPRNKRIEVALTYIYGIGRSTSQDILAKAGIDFNTRSDDLTEAEVGKIREVIDRENKVEGDLRREISMNIKRLMDLGCYRGLRHRRGLPVRGQKTKTNARTRKGPRKTVAGKKK; encoded by the coding sequence TTGGCACGCATCGCTGGTATCGATTTACCGAGAAATAAACGCATCGAGGTGGCTCTCACCTACATATACGGCATTGGTCGTTCCACCTCCCAGGACATCCTGGCCAAGGCCGGGATCGATTTCAACACCCGGTCGGACGATTTGACCGAGGCTGAAGTCGGCAAGATCCGCGAAGTCATCGACCGCGAAAACAAGGTCGAAGGCGACCTGCGTCGGGAAATTTCCATGAACATCAAGCGGCTCATGGACCTCGGCTGCTACCGCGGTCTGCGTCACCGTCGCGGTCTTCCGGTGCGCGGGCAGAAAACCAAAACCAACGCCCGCACTCGTAAGGGTCCGCGCAAGACTGTGGCCGGCAAGAAGAAATAA
- the rpsD gene encoding 30S ribosomal protein S4 — MARYTGPVCRLCRRENMKLFLKGDRCHTDKCAVERRNYAPGQHGQGRIKVSDYGTQLREKQRVKRTYGLLEKQFRGYFAKADRMKGVTGENLLVLLERRLDSMIYRLGFATSRSEARSLVRQGHFLVNGRKVNVPSYLVRPGDTVELREKSRQVARINEALDGVMRRGIPSWVELDRAAFKGTVKTLPVREEMTTPVFQEHLIVELYSK, encoded by the coding sequence TTGGCTAGATATACAGGTCCCGTCTGCCGGCTGTGCCGCAGGGAAAACATGAAGCTGTTCCTCAAGGGGGACAGATGCCATACCGACAAATGTGCCGTTGAGCGGCGCAACTATGCTCCCGGCCAGCATGGCCAGGGGCGCATCAAGGTGTCCGATTACGGCACCCAGCTGCGTGAAAAGCAGCGCGTCAAGCGCACCTACGGTCTGCTCGAGAAGCAGTTCCGGGGTTATTTCGCAAAGGCCGATCGGATGAAGGGGGTTACCGGCGAGAATCTGCTGGTGCTTCTCGAGCGGCGGCTGGACAGCATGATCTATCGCCTTGGTTTCGCCACCTCCCGTAGTGAGGCGCGGTCGCTGGTTCGTCAGGGACACTTCCTGGTGAACGGCCGCAAGGTCAATGTTCCTTCGTATCTGGTTCGCCCCGGAGACACCGTGGAACTGCGTGAGAAAAGCCGCCAGGTCGCCCGCATCAACGAGGCGCTGGACGGCGTCATGCGTCGCGGGATCCCCTCCTGGGTGGAGCTCGACCGGGCCGCTTTCAAGGGGACGGTCAAGACCCTGCCGGTTCGCGAGGAGATGACCACGCCGGTATTCCAGGAGCACCTCATCGTCGAGCTTTACTCCAAGTAA
- the rpsK gene encoding 30S ribosomal protein S11, whose translation MAKPGKKVVRKKVEKKNIANGVVHIQATFNNTIVSITDVAGNVISWATAGGMGFKGSRKSTPFAAQMAAESAAKKAQEHGLRSVEVHVKGPGSGRESALRALQGAGLTITVIKDVTPIPHNGCRPPKRRRV comes from the coding sequence ATGGCTAAGCCTGGCAAGAAAGTCGTAAGAAAAAAGGTTGAAAAGAAAAACATCGCCAACGGTGTTGTTCATATTCAGGCGACGTTCAACAATACCATCGTCAGCATCACTGACGTGGCAGGTAATGTGATTTCCTGGGCCACCGCTGGGGGGATGGGCTTCAAAGGCTCGCGCAAGAGCACCCCTTTCGCTGCCCAGATGGCGGCGGAGAGCGCTGCCAAAAAAGCCCAGGAGCATGGGTTGCGCAGTGTCGAGGTGCATGTCAAGGGCCCCGGTTCCGGCAGGGAATCGGCTCTGCGTGCGCTGCAGGGAGCGGGGCTGACCATCACGGTCATCAAGGACGTTACCCCCATCCCTCATAACGGCTGCCGTCCCCCCAAGCGCAGAAGAGTTTAA